The DNA region TGAACTTCACTCTCTTCAAGAAGATGGCGGGATCATTCGTTGTAAAAAGCAAGAACTCAGTGCTGAAGAAATTCAAAATCATATTGCCGCCGATAAAGTGGTAACAAAGCTGGCTTTAGATTGGCAAGAACACATTGAGTTTGTATTATCGGCCGATGTCAGCATTAAACGCTTGAAGTTTAGTGATGAATTAAGAGATACCAATGAAGATATTCCTCGTGAAGATGCTGCTCAACGTTTTGATGCAGACTTTGTTTTAATGTGTGGTGAATTTGAGAATTTCTTCCCACAATTATTTGACGCTTTAGGTGGATTACCTAAACAAGATTAATCAAACAGAATCATTGAGCGAGAGATACTATAAGCTCTCGCTCCTTCCCTATCTTATTTCCCTACAGTTTCTGTGCTTTTCTCGCTTTTATAGCAAACATAGCGTAAAATTCGCTCCCTAAATTTATACCGCTTGGTGGTATAAATCTGACCTGAAATCAGACCTTGAGAATAAAACCATGCTAAAACCTGAATCTAACTTTGTACCAGAATTATTGTCTCCTGCTGGCAGCTTAAAAAATATGCGCTATGCCTTTGCTTATGGTGCCGATGCTGTTTATGCCGGACAACCCCGCTATAGCCTTCGTGTTCGTAATAATGAATTCAATCATGAGAACCTTCAAATCGGCATCAATGAAGCTCATGCACTCGGTAAAAAATTGTATGTGGTTTGTAATATTCAACCACATAACTCCAAACTAAAAACTTTCATTCGTGACTTGAAACCTGTAGTAGAAATGAAGCCAGATGCTTTGATCATGTCAGATCCAGGTTTAATCATGATGGTTCGTGAAGCCTTCCCTGATATGGCTATTCACTTATCTGTACAAGCTAACGCTGTTAACTGGGCGACCGTAAAGTTTTGGTCGACTCAAGGTATTGAACGTGTGATTTTATCTCGTGAATTATCATTAGAAGAAGTGGAAGAGATCCGAGAACATTGCCCAGAAACCGAATTGGAAATCTTTGTTCATGGTGCATTATGTATGGCTTATTCTGGCCGTTGTTTATTATCTGGCTACATGAATAAGCGCGATCCAAACCAGGGTACATGCACCAATGCTTGTCGTTGGGAATACAACGTTGAAAAAGGTAAAGAAGACGAAACTGGGCAGATTATTTCCGCCAATCCAACAAGCAGTGTAGAACAGTTTGACCCAAATGCAGCAACAACCATTGAAGTGCAAGAAGAACGTCCTGACAATACGCTAGGTCTTGGTAAACCTACCGATGAAGTCGTACTGCTTTCTGAGTCACATCGCCCTGAAGAAAAGATGGCTGCCTTTGAAGATGAACATGGTACCTATATTATGAATTCGAAAGATCTTCGCGCTGTACAGCACGTTGAACGTTTGACGAAGATGGGTGTTCATTCACTAAAGATTGAAGGTCGTACTAAGTCTTTCTACTACTGCGCCCGTACCGCTCAAGTTTATCGTAAGGCCATTGATGACGCCGTAGCTGGTCGTCCTTTTGATGATAGCTTAATGGGAACACTCGAAAGTCTTGCGCACCGCGGTTACACAGAAGGCTTCTTACGCCGTCATACTCATGATTCATACCAAAACTACGATTATGGTTATTCAGTTTCTGATTCACAGCAATTTGTTGGCGAGTTTACAGGGAAAACACGTCTATCAGAAAAACATGGTCACCTTGCTGAAGTCGAAGTGAAAAATAAATTTATGGTTGGCGATAGTATTGAGATGATGACCCCTCGAGGCAATATCATCTTTACTCTCGAAGCGATGGAAAACCGCAAGTTTCAAGAGGTCGACGATGCAAAAGGCAATGGTCACTTTGTCTTCATTCCTGTACCTGAAGATTTGGATCTCAGCTTTGGCTTGTTAATGCGTAATCTGTCCACGGGACAAGATACACGTAATCCCAATACATCTACTGCCGCTGTAGAAGCAAATTAAATGGCTTTGTTAATTACAGATAAGTGCATAAATTGTGATATGTGTGACCCAGAATGCCCAAATGGTGCCATATCAATGGGTGACAGCATTTATGAAA from Vibrio casei includes:
- the trhP gene encoding prephenate-dependent tRNA uridine(34) hydroxylase TrhP, whose translation is MLKPESNFVPELLSPAGSLKNMRYAFAYGADAVYAGQPRYSLRVRNNEFNHENLQIGINEAHALGKKLYVVCNIQPHNSKLKTFIRDLKPVVEMKPDALIMSDPGLIMMVREAFPDMAIHLSVQANAVNWATVKFWSTQGIERVILSRELSLEEVEEIREHCPETELEIFVHGALCMAYSGRCLLSGYMNKRDPNQGTCTNACRWEYNVEKGKEDETGQIISANPTSSVEQFDPNAATTIEVQEERPDNTLGLGKPTDEVVLLSESHRPEEKMAAFEDEHGTYIMNSKDLRAVQHVERLTKMGVHSLKIEGRTKSFYYCARTAQVYRKAIDDAVAGRPFDDSLMGTLESLAHRGYTEGFLRRHTHDSYQNYDYGYSVSDSQQFVGEFTGKTRLSEKHGHLAEVEVKNKFMVGDSIEMMTPRGNIIFTLEAMENRKFQEVDDAKGNGHFVFIPVPEDLDLSFGLLMRNLSTGQDTRNPNTSTAAVEAN